AAGTTAGACACCCGTTATCCGAAGTTAGACACCCGTTATCCGGAGTTAGACACCCGTTATCCTCACTAAAAGAAATAATGAATTACCTATGCAAGCCGAATTTATTATATTGATTTATCAATGAAGCCAAATTATACGTTCTATTTCTATTGGACCCTTGTTTCTCTAAACCTAAAGTAATTAAATGATGTCTTACAGTATCACTAGATTCAAGTCTTAAAAATTCACGGCATTGCAGATTAGTAATAAATGGTGAAATAAGATAGTAGTGATCCAGGAGGGCATCTATATGTGCAGTATGAGAGCGAAGGTGACAATCGGGGCATTCCCAAGCTCTATTTTTCCAATCCATAATTGTTGTAGAACAGGCAGGGCAGAATACCCCTTTAATTAAGTCTAATTCGTTATAGGAATAGTACTTCTTTACATTGAATTCTAGTGGAGTATCTTCTTTTAGTAGCTGTTTAGTTAGTTTATTCAATTCTTTATTGGTTAATTTGGGCTCTACATATTCCCGTTCTAATTTATATATTTTCTCAAGCAATACTTCAGAGTTGCATATTTTTTTAATCACTTCAGTAAGATCATCTGGGATTTCAATGATAGTTTCATCATTACTATTTACGAAAAAATATTCAATAGGGATAAGAGGGAATTGATGAAGTGTTAGCCACTGGCGAAGTTGAGTGCGATGACGTTTTGCTTGATGTATGGGGTTCGTTATTCTTTTTTTCTCACCTTTGTATACTTGAATTAGCTGATCAAGATTTCTATCAAACCTTAATATGCCCCTGACATTTTTTATTTCTAAAGGAAGAAGAAAATATTGACATATCAAAAGTGAATCAATTTGATAAAAATATTTTTTCCTTTGCAACCTTAAATCCGGAATAATTCTAAACTTGTCTCCTGGTAAAAAATCTAAGTAATAATCAACGTTCTTCTCTCCTTTGTAGCCGGCCTTTCCTTTAGATATTTCAAAGGCCAATGTTTGTTGAAGAGGATGCCTTGGCAATAACCTTTTACTTAACCTTTCTTCAATCATGGTTCTAACTGGAAATGGGCGTTTTTTAACAAAAATTATCATCATCTCCTTAAAATTCTTTGCTTAATTATTCAATTTCCAATGATATATCCCCTTCTTTTTTATTTACTAACAGAAAAAAATATTAATTTTACATTTTGTCTGAACTCATACTAGTTAACCGAAGTTAGTCACCTTTTTTTCCGGGAGTTAGTCACGCGTTATCCGAAGTCGCACTCCCTTTATCCGAAGTCAGACACCCTTTATCCGAAGTCGCACTCCCTTTATCCGAAGTCGTACACCCTTTATCCGAAGTCGTACACCCTTTATCCGAAGTCAGACACGCGTTATCCGAAGTCGCACTCCCTTTATCCGAAGTCCCACACCCTTTATCCGAAGTCGTACACCCTTTATCCGAAGTCGTACACCCTTTATCCGAAGTCGCACTCCCTTTATCCGAAGTCGCACTCCCTTTATCCGAAGTCCCACACCCTTTATCCGAAGTCGTACACCCTTTATCCGAAGTCGCACACCCTTTACCCGAACTCGTTACATCCAATGTCCAAAATCACAAAAAAAGAGACCCAAACCGGGTCCCCCAAATAAAATTATCTTAAGTTATAAAAAGTTTTCGCACCCAAATACTGCGCAGTCTCATCCAACGTATCTTCAATACGTAGCAATTGGTTGTACTTCGCCACACGGTCTGTACGAGATGGCGCACCTGTTTTGATTTGACCAGCGTTAGTTGCTACGGCAATGTCTGCAATCGTGCTGTCTTCTGTTTCACCAGAACGGTGAGAGATAACAGCAGTGTAGCCTGCACGCTTCGCCATTTCGATTGCATCAA
The window above is part of the Bacillus carboniphilus genome. Proteins encoded here:
- a CDS encoding nuclease-related domain-containing protein, with amino-acid sequence MMIIFVKKRPFPVRTMIEERLSKRLLPRHPLQQTLAFEISKGKAGYKGEKNVDYYLDFLPGDKFRIIPDLRLQRKKYFYQIDSLLICQYFLLPLEIKNVRGILRFDRNLDQLIQVYKGEKKRITNPIHQAKRHRTQLRQWLTLHQFPLIPIEYFFVNSNDETIIEIPDDLTEVIKKICNSEVLLEKIYKLEREYVEPKLTNKELNKLTKQLLKEDTPLEFNVKKYYSYNELDLIKGVFCPACSTTIMDWKNRAWECPDCHLRSHTAHIDALLDHYYLISPFITNLQCREFLRLESSDTVRHHLITLGLEKQGSNRNRTYNLASLINQYNKFGLHR